From a single Marinobacter sp. ANT_B65 genomic region:
- a CDS encoding TAXI family TRAP transporter solute-binding subunit: protein MTLKFKASAFAIAAAVSLSAASTVVSAQEQRFVTIGTGGVTGVYYPAGGAICRLVNMDRKEHGIRCSVESTGGSVYNLNAIAQGELDLAVAQSDWQFHAYNGSSQFKDDGPNKKLRAVFSMHPEPFTVIASKGSGIKTFEDLEGKRVSVGNPGSGQRATAEVLMNEMGWTMDKFSLAAELKAAEQSQALCDGNIDAFFYTVGHPSGAIKEATTSCDSVVVSVDNDATKTLIDENPYYRKAIIPGGMYRGSDNDVATFGVAATFVSSTDVPDDVVYQVVRAVFENFDSFKRLHPAFANLKKEEMVSDALSAPLHPGAVKYYKEAGLIK, encoded by the coding sequence ATGACTCTGAAATTTAAAGCCTCTGCATTTGCAATTGCTGCGGCTGTTAGCCTGAGTGCAGCTTCTACAGTTGTTTCCGCTCAGGAACAACGTTTTGTGACCATCGGCACAGGTGGTGTAACCGGTGTTTACTATCCTGCCGGTGGCGCTATTTGCCGTCTGGTTAATATGGATCGCAAAGAGCACGGTATTCGGTGCTCTGTAGAGAGTACTGGTGGTTCTGTATACAACCTGAACGCCATTGCTCAGGGTGAGTTGGATCTGGCGGTGGCTCAGTCAGACTGGCAGTTCCATGCTTACAATGGCAGCAGTCAGTTCAAAGACGACGGCCCCAATAAAAAACTGCGTGCGGTTTTCTCCATGCACCCGGAGCCGTTCACCGTGATTGCCAGCAAAGGCTCTGGCATCAAAACCTTTGAAGATCTGGAAGGTAAGCGTGTTTCCGTTGGTAACCCGGGTTCCGGTCAGCGAGCTACTGCAGAAGTGCTGATGAATGAAATGGGCTGGACCATGGACAAGTTCTCTCTGGCAGCAGAGCTGAAAGCCGCGGAACAGTCTCAGGCGCTTTGTGATGGCAACATCGACGCGTTCTTCTACACCGTTGGCCACCCCTCCGGTGCTATTAAAGAGGCCACCACGTCTTGTGACAGTGTTGTCGTAAGTGTTGACAACGATGCTACCAAAACGCTGATCGACGAAAACCCGTACTACCGTAAAGCTATCATCCCGGGCGGTATGTACCGCGGAAGTGATAACGATGTTGCAACCTTTGGTGTCGCTGCGACCTTCGTATCGTCTACTGATGTGCCAGACGATGTTGTGTATCAGGTAGTTCGTGCGGTGTTTGAAAATTTTGACAGCTTCAAACGTCTGCACCCTGCCTTTGCAAACCTGAAAAAAGAAGAAATGGTATCGGATGCGCTGAGTGCGCCTCTGCACCCGGGCGCGGTCAAGTACTACAAAGAAGCCGGCCTGATCAAGTAA
- a CDS encoding TRAP transporter permease: MTDSEPKVGGAIDKQNVEKFLQTETGGRAATGTAAIILFAVPLLWSLFQLWIASPLPFILEVGVFNSTEARSIHLAFASFLAFAAFPMFKGRHTGHVPFYDWILALGAAFTASYLYVFYDQLATRPGAPETQDLVVALTGLVFLLEATRRALGLPLAVVATVFIIYALGGPFMPDVIAHKGASLSKLASHQWLGTEGVFGVALGVSTSFVFLFVLFGALLERAGAGNYFIKVAYAMLGHMRGGPAKAAVVASGLSGIISGSSIANVVTTGTFTIPLMKKVGFPATKAGAVEVAASTNGQLTPPIMGAAAFLMVEYVGISYLEVIKHAILPAMISYVALIYIVHLEACKMNMKGVERLDKPTLAQRMLVWVMLLLGLSALTLAVYYGVGWTKDVFGSAAMWVLTPLLVAIYIALVGYGSRFPDLEEDDPDSLMEKLPPVGATVKTGLYFLLPVVVLVWCLTVERFSPQLSAFWATVFMVFIIITQRPLKAFFKNSGQYLDGLKQGCDDLMHSLVTGARNMVGIGVATATAGIVVGTVTLTGIGLVMTQFVEFISGGNLLLMLAFTAVISLILGMGLPTTANYIVVSTLMAPVIVTLGAENGLLVPLIAVHLFVFYFGILADDTPPVGLAAYAAAAISGADPIRTGIQGFTYDIRTAILPFMFIFNTQLLLIGLTGWFDLLVTIFGAVTAMLVFSAATQGFWFTKTRWWETIGLLLITFTLFRPGFWWDEIYPPTNGHPGVELLQHVDDVPAGQPIVLQASGMSLSGDDVSKYLQLALPAGDTPEERLAAAGLEVSAAGDVMNVDFVNFGSDAEKAGLSFGWVIETVQVENPRPPKELMFIPALLLLGVLAFAQLRRRAGEGERPAFVPSR; the protein is encoded by the coding sequence ATGACCGATAGCGAGCCGAAAGTCGGAGGTGCCATCGACAAACAGAATGTGGAAAAATTCCTTCAAACCGAAACCGGGGGAAGGGCGGCCACTGGGACCGCCGCCATTATTCTGTTCGCGGTGCCTTTGCTGTGGTCTCTTTTTCAGCTGTGGATAGCTTCACCACTGCCGTTTATTCTGGAAGTAGGGGTGTTCAACTCCACCGAAGCTCGTTCTATTCATTTGGCCTTTGCCTCGTTTCTTGCATTTGCCGCCTTTCCTATGTTCAAAGGCCGGCACACTGGCCACGTACCGTTTTACGACTGGATTCTTGCCCTGGGGGCAGCGTTCACTGCCTCTTATTTGTATGTCTTCTATGACCAGCTCGCTACCCGTCCGGGCGCACCTGAAACTCAGGACCTGGTTGTTGCTCTGACCGGTCTGGTGTTCCTGCTGGAGGCGACCCGCCGGGCACTGGGCCTGCCGTTGGCTGTGGTTGCTACAGTATTTATTATTTACGCTCTGGGCGGGCCGTTTATGCCCGATGTTATTGCCCATAAAGGCGCAAGCCTCAGTAAGCTGGCGTCGCATCAATGGTTAGGCACCGAAGGGGTCTTTGGTGTGGCACTGGGTGTGTCGACCAGTTTCGTGTTCCTGTTCGTGCTGTTTGGTGCTCTGCTGGAGCGCGCTGGTGCCGGAAACTACTTCATAAAAGTAGCTTATGCCATGCTTGGTCACATGCGCGGCGGCCCTGCCAAGGCAGCAGTGGTGGCCAGTGGGCTCAGCGGTATTATTTCCGGCTCCTCCATCGCCAACGTTGTGACGACGGGTACCTTCACCATCCCGCTTATGAAGAAAGTAGGTTTTCCGGCTACAAAAGCTGGAGCTGTGGAAGTGGCTGCGTCTACCAATGGTCAGCTGACTCCGCCGATTATGGGGGCTGCAGCGTTTCTGATGGTTGAGTATGTGGGGATCTCTTACCTTGAAGTGATCAAGCATGCCATTCTGCCGGCGATGATTTCCTACGTGGCGCTTATCTATATCGTGCACCTGGAAGCCTGTAAAATGAACATGAAAGGCGTGGAGCGGCTGGACAAGCCTACTCTGGCCCAGCGCATGCTTGTATGGGTTATGCTTTTGCTCGGCCTGAGCGCCCTCACTCTGGCGGTATATTACGGGGTAGGCTGGACGAAGGATGTGTTCGGAAGTGCTGCCATGTGGGTGCTTACGCCGCTGCTGGTGGCGATATACATCGCGCTTGTGGGCTATGGTTCGCGCTTCCCGGATCTGGAAGAGGATGATCCTGATTCTCTTATGGAGAAACTGCCTCCTGTCGGGGCAACGGTAAAAACCGGCCTGTACTTCCTGTTGCCAGTAGTTGTACTTGTGTGGTGCCTGACAGTAGAGCGCTTCTCGCCGCAGTTGTCGGCCTTTTGGGCAACAGTGTTTATGGTGTTTATCATCATTACCCAGCGGCCGCTGAAGGCGTTCTTTAAAAACAGCGGTCAGTATCTGGATGGTCTGAAGCAGGGCTGTGATGATCTGATGCACTCACTGGTTACGGGTGCACGCAACATGGTTGGCATAGGTGTGGCGACTGCTACCGCAGGCATTGTGGTGGGTACTGTGACCCTGACAGGTATTGGCCTTGTGATGACTCAGTTTGTTGAGTTTATCTCCGGTGGCAACCTTCTGCTAATGCTAGCGTTCACCGCTGTTATCAGTCTGATACTGGGTATGGGGCTGCCGACAACAGCCAACTACATCGTGGTGTCTACGCTGATGGCTCCGGTCATCGTGACTCTGGGGGCGGAAAACGGCTTGCTGGTGCCATTGATTGCTGTTCACCTCTTCGTATTTTACTTCGGCATACTGGCAGACGACACGCCGCCCGTGGGTCTTGCGGCTTATGCTGCGGCGGCCATTTCGGGTGCCGACCCGATACGAACGGGTATTCAGGGTTTCACCTACGACATACGAACGGCCATTTTGCCGTTCATGTTTATCTTCAATACTCAGCTGTTGCTGATCGGGCTGACTGGCTGGTTTGATCTGCTGGTCACGATTTTCGGCGCTGTGACTGCCATGCTGGTATTTTCTGCTGCTACTCAGGGTTTCTGGTTCACCAAAACCCGTTGGTGGGAAACCATTGGTTTGCTGCTGATAACATTTACTCTGTTCCGCCCCGGCTTCTGGTGGGATGAAATTTATCCACCTACAAATGGTCACCCTGGGGTGGAGTTGCTGCAGCACGTAGATGATGTACCCGCAGGGCAACCTATTGTCCTTCAGGCTTCCGGGATGTCATTGTCAGGTGACGATGTATCCAAGTACCTGCAGTTGGCACTGCCTGCCGGCGATACACCGGAGGAAAGGCTGGCTGCAGCGGGGCTGGAAGTGTCAGCGGCGGGAGATGTGATGAACGTCGATTTTGTCAACTTTGGCAGTGATGCGGAAAAAGCCGGGCTTAGCTTCGGATGGGTTATTGAAACCGTTCAGGTAGAAAACCCCCGTCCTCCAAAAGAATTGATGTTCATTCCGGCGCTGCTCTTGCTTGGAGTGCTGGCCTTTGCACAACTCCGGCGCAGGGCGGGTGAAGGTGAACGGCCGGCTTTCGTACCCTCGCGATAA
- a CDS encoding WD40/YVTN/BNR-like repeat-containing protein: MAKRLRCKTLGAACLGLSMVWSAPAAYALADIIETPARQTELAPANLLNDAVRAGDRVVAVGERGHIIYSDDDGQTWVQGNVPVSVTLTAVDFGSETHGWAVGHSGVVLHTEDAGENWSLQLTGVDAAELAIASKEDQVAAMEERIEEAPESEKSDLEWALDDLFFTLENMQSDLDIGPVNPLLGVWFEDDQHGFVVGAYGMILRTEDGGESWSDWAPKIENAQNFHLNSIARIAGGGLVIVGEAGQIHVSVDGGDTWERQESPYPGSLFGVIGTGKVNEILAFGLRGNMLFSPDLGKSWRMVPNSAGATLNDGAVADDGRITLVGNGGTVLMSGNGADSFREHFREDRAGIMSVVPVSGTNLLIVGESGVKITDARGKNLQ, translated from the coding sequence ATGGCTAAAAGGTTGAGGTGCAAGACTCTGGGGGCAGCCTGCCTCGGGCTTTCCATGGTTTGGTCCGCGCCAGCGGCGTACGCGCTTGCAGATATTATCGAAACGCCTGCCCGGCAAACCGAACTGGCTCCGGCTAACCTCCTGAATGACGCTGTGCGTGCGGGTGACCGCGTTGTTGCTGTCGGAGAGAGAGGGCATATCATCTACTCGGACGACGACGGGCAAACCTGGGTACAGGGAAATGTCCCTGTTTCTGTAACCTTAACTGCGGTGGATTTCGGATCTGAGACCCATGGCTGGGCAGTAGGTCACAGTGGTGTAGTGCTGCATACCGAAGATGCAGGTGAGAACTGGAGCCTGCAGTTGACCGGCGTTGATGCTGCTGAGCTGGCCATCGCCAGTAAGGAAGACCAGGTCGCTGCGATGGAGGAGCGCATTGAAGAGGCTCCTGAATCGGAAAAAAGCGACCTGGAGTGGGCGCTGGATGATCTGTTTTTTACTCTGGAAAATATGCAGTCGGATTTGGATATTGGTCCTGTAAATCCGCTGCTTGGGGTTTGGTTTGAGGATGATCAGCACGGATTTGTGGTGGGTGCTTACGGCATGATCCTACGCACGGAAGATGGCGGAGAATCCTGGAGTGACTGGGCTCCGAAAATTGAAAATGCCCAGAACTTCCACCTTAACAGTATTGCCCGCATAGCGGGTGGCGGGCTTGTGATTGTTGGTGAAGCAGGGCAGATCCACGTATCTGTGGACGGCGGGGACACGTGGGAGCGGCAGGAAAGCCCCTATCCGGGCTCTCTTTTCGGCGTAATCGGAACGGGGAAGGTCAACGAGATCCTGGCGTTCGGTTTACGTGGGAATATGCTGTTCTCTCCTGATCTGGGAAAGAGTTGGCGTATGGTCCCGAATAGTGCCGGTGCAACACTGAATGATGGAGCCGTTGCTGATGACGGCCGCATAACCTTGGTGGGTAACGGCGGCACTGTGCTGATGAGCGGCAATGGCGCCGATTCATTTCGTGAGCATTTCCGTGAAGACCGGGCCGGAATTATGAGTGTTGTTCCGGTATCGGGGACTAACCTTCTTATCGTAGGTGAAAGCGGCGTAAAAATTACTGATGCCCGTGGAAAGAACCTTCAATAA
- a CDS encoding DUF1329 domain-containing protein, translating to MINKKSVILGSLLALSMASASSWAAVSPDEASRLGKDLTPFGSIRAGNDSGTIPAWTGGLTKPPAGYQGSGQHHIDPFPKDEVLFTINASNMDLYAEHLTDGVRAMFEAYPTSFRVPVYQSRRTHAIPEWVAENTRKNAVKAEVVGKGEGLQGAFGGYPFPILHGNREQKAWQVIWNHLTRWRGVSATRRSSEVAVQVSGDYSLVTSQQEAFFNFYNPEGSESELDNIIFYYLSFTQSPPRLAGGAILVHETLNQIINPRNGWGYNAGQRRVRRAPNLGYDSPIAAAENLRTADDTDIFNGALDRYNWSYEGLKEVYIPYNNYRIGKKGLPYSEILGTSHLNPDYTRWELQRVHVVEATLKEGARHIYHKRRFYVDADSWNTVLLDQYDGRGELWRVTMGIAKNYYELPGVWTVLDVYHDLQARRYHALGLDTEEPNTRVFTDAVPNKRYFSPASLRRRSVR from the coding sequence ATGATCAATAAAAAGAGTGTGATACTCGGTAGCTTACTCGCCCTCTCGATGGCATCCGCTTCTTCCTGGGCAGCAGTTTCTCCAGATGAAGCTTCACGTCTGGGCAAGGATCTCACACCGTTTGGTTCGATCAGGGCCGGAAACGACTCCGGAACCATTCCGGCCTGGACCGGCGGTCTCACCAAGCCTCCCGCGGGCTATCAGGGCTCAGGGCAGCATCATATAGATCCGTTTCCGAAGGATGAGGTGCTGTTTACAATCAATGCCTCCAATATGGATCTGTATGCCGAGCATCTCACCGATGGCGTTCGTGCCATGTTCGAGGCATATCCCACCAGTTTCCGTGTACCGGTATACCAGTCCCGCCGTACTCACGCGATACCCGAGTGGGTTGCGGAAAATACCCGGAAGAACGCGGTAAAGGCAGAAGTTGTGGGCAAGGGAGAAGGTCTGCAGGGTGCGTTTGGCGGCTACCCTTTCCCGATTCTTCACGGCAATCGTGAACAGAAAGCCTGGCAGGTGATCTGGAATCATCTCACGCGCTGGCGCGGAGTTTCGGCCACTCGTCGGTCAAGTGAAGTTGCTGTGCAGGTTAGTGGCGACTATTCGCTGGTGACTTCGCAGCAGGAAGCGTTTTTTAATTTCTATAATCCCGAGGGTAGTGAAAGTGAGCTGGATAACATCATTTTCTACTATCTTTCGTTTACCCAGTCTCCGCCTCGCCTTGCCGGTGGCGCTATTCTCGTCCATGAAACCCTGAACCAGATTATCAACCCGAGAAACGGTTGGGGCTATAACGCCGGACAGCGTCGCGTGCGGCGCGCTCCGAACCTGGGGTACGATTCGCCGATTGCAGCTGCAGAGAATCTCAGAACCGCAGACGATACAGACATATTTAACGGTGCTCTGGATAGATACAACTGGTCCTATGAAGGTTTGAAGGAAGTCTATATTCCTTACAATAACTACCGGATTGGTAAAAAAGGTCTCCCATATTCGGAAATACTCGGCACTTCTCATCTGAATCCTGATTACACCCGCTGGGAGCTTCAGCGCGTACATGTGGTTGAAGCCACGTTGAAAGAAGGTGCACGCCATATCTACCACAAGCGTCGCTTCTATGTGGATGCCGACAGCTGGAATACGGTTTTACTGGATCAGTATGACGGTCGTGGTGAGCTGTGGCGTGTGACTATGGGTATTGCGAAAAATTATTATGAACTTCCGGGTGTGTGGACGGTTCTGGACGTCTATCATGATTTACAGGCTCGTCGTTATCATGCACTCGGCCTGGATACGGAAGAACCCAATACCCGGGTCTTTACTGACGCGGTTCCGAATAAGCGCTATTTTTCTCCGGCGTCTTTGCGTCGCAGGAGTGTCCGCTAG
- a CDS encoding efflux RND transporter permease subunit, with protein sequence MSNPNHDRGDHYLTTPKAEPFLERLIFNNRVVILIGFLLLTAFLGYNAVKIQPDASFERMIPLDHPYVINMLDHRNDLENLGNFVRIAVETKTGDIFSAEYMETLKQITDEVFYLDGVDRSGLKTLWTSNVRWVEVTEQGFQGGTVIPDNYDGSPASLEQLRQNILRSNEVGRLVSDNFKSTIVYAPLYEKNLETGEPLDYATFSRQLEEKIRDKYKEQNPDIDIHIVGFAKKVGDLIEGIGSIAWFAGITILLTTLLLFWYSRSVTGTLVPVFTSIVAVFLQLGALRLLGYGLDPYSVLVPFLVFAIGISHGVQIVNAMAVEAAKGFDAETSARLAFRALYIPGMLALISDAFGFLTLFFIEIDVIRDLAIAAGLGVAFVIITNLVLHVLIMSYLGISKGGIRHVQNHGEKQDRKWRLMSYFAHPGIAPVSLLIAVIGLGLGLYYKQGLKVGDLDQGAPELRADSRYNLDNAYIIDNYSTSADVLVVMVETPEEQCTQYSVLRAMDSLQWELQNTPGVQSSASLADVSKIVTKALNEGSWKWYEISRNQTIINASIREAPSGLINTNCSLTPVLVFLEDHKAETLETVVERVEVFAKANSDENHTFLLAAGNAGVEAATNEVIANAKDMMLIMVYGVVSLLCFATFRSIRAVLCIVVPLGLTSVLCEAIMAVSGIGIKVATLPVIALGVGIGVDYGIYIYSKLEKYLLEGKLLQDAYFETLRSTGKAVMFTGVTLGLGVVTWIFSPIKFQADMGFLLFFMFLWNMVGAIWLLPALARFLLRPDQMIAKANAAK encoded by the coding sequence ATGTCCAACCCGAACCATGACAGGGGTGATCACTACCTGACAACGCCCAAGGCGGAGCCGTTTCTGGAGCGTCTGATTTTTAACAATCGGGTCGTTATCCTTATAGGCTTTCTTCTGCTTACGGCGTTTCTGGGCTACAACGCTGTAAAGATCCAGCCAGATGCCAGTTTCGAGCGAATGATCCCGCTCGATCATCCCTACGTCATCAATATGCTGGACCACCGGAACGATCTGGAGAACCTCGGTAACTTCGTGCGTATTGCCGTGGAAACCAAAACCGGTGACATTTTCTCCGCAGAGTATATGGAGACTCTGAAGCAGATCACCGATGAGGTTTTTTACCTTGATGGTGTGGATCGCTCCGGCCTGAAAACTCTCTGGACATCAAACGTTCGCTGGGTAGAAGTAACCGAGCAGGGATTTCAGGGTGGTACTGTTATTCCGGATAACTACGATGGTTCGCCCGCGAGTCTGGAACAGTTACGCCAGAATATTCTTCGTTCTAACGAAGTAGGGCGGCTGGTTTCTGATAACTTCAAGTCTACGATTGTGTACGCCCCTCTGTATGAAAAGAACCTGGAAACGGGCGAGCCGCTGGATTACGCAACCTTTTCCCGTCAGCTCGAAGAAAAAATACGGGATAAGTACAAAGAGCAGAATCCCGATATTGATATTCATATCGTGGGTTTTGCAAAAAAAGTCGGTGATCTGATTGAAGGTATCGGTTCCATTGCCTGGTTTGCGGGTATCACGATCCTTCTGACGACGTTGCTGCTCTTCTGGTATTCACGGAGCGTCACAGGCACGCTTGTGCCCGTATTTACGTCGATTGTTGCCGTATTCCTGCAACTGGGCGCACTGAGGCTTCTGGGCTACGGTCTGGATCCATACTCGGTACTGGTGCCGTTCCTTGTGTTTGCTATAGGTATCAGTCATGGCGTCCAGATTGTAAATGCCATGGCGGTGGAAGCCGCCAAGGGTTTTGATGCCGAAACATCTGCACGCCTCGCGTTTCGTGCGCTTTATATTCCCGGCATGCTGGCACTGATTTCCGATGCCTTTGGTTTCCTTACCCTGTTCTTCATCGAGATCGACGTTATCCGTGATCTGGCCATTGCGGCTGGTCTGGGTGTGGCATTCGTTATCATTACCAACCTGGTACTGCATGTTCTGATTATGTCCTACCTCGGGATTTCCAAAGGTGGTATCCGCCACGTACAGAATCACGGTGAAAAGCAGGATCGGAAATGGCGCCTCATGTCTTACTTCGCCCATCCCGGGATTGCACCGGTTTCATTGCTCATTGCGGTGATTGGCCTGGGCCTGGGCCTGTATTACAAGCAGGGGCTTAAGGTAGGAGACCTTGATCAGGGCGCTCCGGAGCTTCGCGCGGACTCGCGTTACAATCTGGATAACGCGTATATTATCGATAACTATTCCACGAGTGCGGATGTGCTGGTCGTGATGGTGGAGACACCGGAAGAGCAGTGTACCCAGTACAGTGTACTCAGGGCTATGGACTCGCTGCAGTGGGAGTTGCAGAACACTCCGGGCGTTCAGTCTTCTGCCTCGCTTGCAGACGTATCCAAAATTGTTACCAAGGCTCTGAACGAGGGTAGCTGGAAGTGGTACGAGATATCCCGCAACCAGACCATTATCAATGCGTCCATCCGTGAGGCACCATCCGGTCTTATCAACACCAACTGTAGTCTGACTCCGGTTCTGGTGTTCCTCGAAGATCACAAAGCAGAAACTCTTGAAACCGTGGTTGAGAGGGTTGAGGTATTCGCCAAAGCGAACAGCGATGAGAATCATACATTCCTGTTGGCGGCTGGTAATGCCGGCGTCGAAGCTGCGACCAATGAAGTTATTGCCAATGCCAAAGATATGATGCTCATCATGGTTTATGGTGTGGTGAGCTTGTTATGCTTCGCGACTTTCCGCTCCATCCGTGCGGTGCTGTGTATTGTGGTTCCCTTGGGGCTGACCTCGGTTCTCTGTGAAGCCATAATGGCGGTTTCGGGTATTGGTATCAAAGTTGCCACCTTGCCTGTTATCGCACTGGGTGTAGGTATTGGCGTGGACTACGGCATCTATATCTACAGCAAGCTGGAAAAATACCTTTTGGAAGGTAAACTTCTCCAGGATGCCTATTTCGAGACTCTGCGCTCAACGGGCAAGGCTGTTATGTTTACCGGTGTAACGCTTGGACTTGGTGTAGTGACCTGGATTTTCTCACCTATCAAGTTCCAGGCTGATATGGGCTTCCTGCTGTTCTTCATGTTCCTTTGGAATATGGTCGGGGCAATCTGGTTGCTGCCAGCGCTTGCGCGATTCCTGTTGCGGCCGGATCAAATGATCGCGAAAGCAAACGCTGCAAAATAG